Proteins encoded in a region of the Vicia villosa cultivar HV-30 ecotype Madison, WI linkage group LG5, Vvil1.0, whole genome shotgun sequence genome:
- the LOC131606749 gene encoding septum-promoting GTP-binding protein 1-like — MSEFRRKSGGHYSLLRCRIHSRVSLLQRCILRALHRFLACSGAKPGANANYSMLTPHAALPSTSPPPPLESAAESGPAPVFHTNDLDTDLVNLKISLLGDCQIGKTSFLVKYVGNEKEQGGEERKGPNQMDKTMVVSGARISYCIWEVQGDGKSQDQLPMACKDSVAILIMFDLTSRCTLNSVVGWYKEARKWNQTAIPVLIGTKFDDFIQLPIDMQWTIASEARTYAKALNATLFFSSATYNINVNKIFKFITAKLFDLPWTVERNLNVGEPIIDF, encoded by the exons atgTCCGAGTTCCGTCGCAAATCGGGTGGTCACTATTCGCTGCTCCGCTGCCGGATTCATAGCCGCGTGTCGTTGCTCCAGCGATGCATCCTCCGTGCTCTTCACCGCTTCCTCGCTTGCTCCGGAGCGAAGCCAGGTGCTAATGCTAATTACAGCATGTTGACGCCACATGCAGCATTGCCGTCTACGTCTCCGCCTCCACCGTTGGAATCGGCTGCCGAATCTGGCCCGGCGCCGGTTTTTCATACAAATGATTTGGATACTGATTTGGTTAATCTTAAAATTAGTTTGTTGGGGGATTGCCAAATCGGAAAAACCAGCTTTTTG GTGAAATATGTGGGAAATGAAAAGGAGCAGGGAGGGGAAGAGAGGAAAGGACCAAATCAGATGGACAAAACAATGGTTGTGAGTGGAGCACGTATATCCTATTGTATCTGGGAAGTTCAAG GGGATGGAAAATCGCAAGACCAGCTACCAATGGCATGTAAGGACTCGGTGGCAATTTTAATCATGTTTGATCTAACTAGTCGATGCACATTAAACAG TGTTGTAGGATGGTACAAGGAAGCAAGAAAATGGAATCAG ACTGCAATACCAGTGTTGATAGGAACAAAATTTGATGATTTCATTCAGCTACCTATTGATATGCAATGGACAATCGCTAGTGAG GCAAGAACATATGCAAAGGCATTGAATGCCACTTTGTTCTTTTCAAGTGCAACATACAACATCAACGTGAACAAGATCTTCAAGTTCATCACTGCAAAACTCTTTGACTTACCATGGACAGTTGAAAGGAACCTAAATGTTGGAGAACCCATCATTGATTTCTGA